gtACATCTAAACAACACGTGAACGTGTCGTGTttagactcgttttcatcgggaaaatctcATCAGTCCATCGATAATATtctcgagaaaataaaacgacatacaataaacgtacaaaaaaaaaaaaaaaaaaccaaaattaAAATCGTCTTAAAAATGTGATAAATATCTCAAGTTTTGTTAGTTATTAAAATTCGATCTCGTGTGTGTAACTTTATTGGTCTCGTTTGAGATCGTCAGCAGAGTTTATTTATTgatcgaaataaacaaaaacggtgacgatttcaaaatttcaatcccggaaaaaaattgtcatttttgTCATTTTAAAGTGTATTGTGTACTCTTTTCCTATGATCCGAAAATGGTGACCCTAAGTCCAGGCGGTTAACTGTTCGCGTGTCtttgattttaatcgaatttgaCCACTGACGATTGTAAACTAATAAGCTTCAGCTATGGCAATTAGTATCGTTTGGCTCGTTTGTTCGCATGCTTACGCGATTTAGAATTATATGCCAGATGCACCGTAATTCGAGTCAACGAAAGTAACCTTAAAGTGTAAACTAAGAATTCATGGAGTGTGTCGGTTACGAGTGGCAGCGACACGGTTGAAAATTATGATCGAACATGATGTAAGAACGAAGAAAAGGCGTAGAAAGTCGTAGAAAAACTGGTACGATGAAATTAtgcagcaaaaaaaaaaatgttaaatttcttTCGCTCAAGATATCGTCGATACTGGAATGCAACGTAGGAATGCAATTTTTGTTACGCGAATAAACTTTAGTGTGATATAGTGTGTAAACGATTAGtgtgataaatattttctttcaatctCTTTAGGAGAAATATTAATGTAACTtaatgcaaaaataaaaataaacgataacGTGGCATATCGtgcgaatataattattagactatcagtgtttcgaatattttcattcatttgtgcacaattatcgatcgaaaacaatatctgtgcaaattttaatatttttaataagttGGATATAAAATAGACTTTTAATTTGtaggaattaaaaattgtaaaaaaaaaaaacgttagaTTCGTTTCTAACTATATTAtcgtttactttaatttttatacaaattcctTGATTGTTGCTACCACTTTTACCTTATTCGTTCTAAAAGGTCGATTATTTTTAGCCGTGCGTCTAaagtgtttattatttttatcagggAAGTTTACACGAATAATCGACCAAATTTTATTCCTTGTTTGCTTTTCACGCCGATAAAATCGGTCAAGAGACCACGGATACTTGCGAATGCGAAAAAAAGAACGTATCGACATTATGATGatggaaattttgaaaagaaaccaATGATTATTAATTCTTTACATCAAGCGATCcaatcgattgaaaattacgGAATACATATGTAAATGATTGTAGCCATCGATGCTGAATTAGCATCGAATTATTGTTTTTCACTACAATTGTATTATGCACGAACCGAGAGaggaaaaatttgtcgaaaaaagTTACTTTAGGAAGAGTGCGAACAATACAAAAAGGAGAATATCACAAATATAAGTATTTACGTAATAATGGAAAACagaaacaagaagaagaagaagaattgtgtcaatgaaaaagaaaccgagcgatgaaatgtgaaatttaaaaacaaaagcagcaggagaaaaaaggaaaactttGAAACGGGTAAATgtaacgaaataatttaataaaatcgcTGTAGATAATTGTGTTTTAATTAACGTACTTTCCAAGATGGATAAGCAGGTATTCAATGACTTAGGAACCGGCGGTGTACGCtggttaaaaaaaatttgttacttttaccGAAAAGTGAAACGAGGAAATTGTTCACGCGAATAAAAGTTAATTTAACGCAAACCTTCGAGCTGTATCTTCTCGTGGTCATTTCCGTCGAAacgttctctttcttcttcgattTGTTCATCTTTTCAGCAACCAATTTGTTGCCATCAACAGGTAGCAATTGCAGAGGTAATCTCGCCCTTTTCAGAGCCAAACTGTCGAGTGTGGCGTAGACAATTTTGTCAGAGGTCGTAAACGACTTACGATCCCCATGAAGGAAACTTCTATTGGCAATCGGTGAGAGACTCATTCTTTCCCTCTTCTCGCTAATACTTTTCACTCGAAGACTCGTTCCCCGCGAATTCTAACTATTCAGCAGTCCAAAGGAATTTTGATTTCAACGCGAACATCGCCAGACACGTCACGCATGCGCACCGTATATTCTTTCACTCGCAAGTCGGTGTTTCGACGACCGCACGAAAAAGTGATGCATCGCGAATCggttcgtctcgtctcgtctcgttctaTCTATACAAGAAGAATTCGaactatatatatgtataaggaCTCTGGTTTTGCTGAATTAACGATAACGGCAGAAACGCGCTCCGTTATCGGACAgttaatacatacatatatatatatatatatatacgcgtcAAGTTTAGTCACACGCTACCGCGAGATTCGGACACATTTAGGGTTaacgaatttcgatcgagcTTCGCGAAGATTATTTAGCAGAACGAGGAGAAAAATCATTACTATCTATAATACAATTCGATCAGTGCAATCAAACAACCGCGATCGTCGGATGTTTCATGTACACTGTATTCAGCGTACACTGTCGATCGAGCTCGCATATTTGGCGAGTGTTCTTTCTCTGCCGTCAGCAAAATGTCACAATCGGTGCGATCGTCGCAATGTTTGACACACGATGTTCTCGTTATTGTGAAAATATCGAGAATCGTCGCACGAATGAGTTCTGGTTCAATTATGACGAAACTCGATAATAGTCGATCTTGAATACCGCAAGAATCGCGTTCGATAAAATGCAGTCAGCCTATTGCCGTGGACCGTTGCTCATCGTGACAGGCAACCGTTCGCGGCGAGTTGTCGCCGCGCATTCCATTGCAAATAGTTGCGCAGTCTCGTCACGTTGCACGAAATTCCGCGGTTTATGAAACGAACGGTAAACgtgacgaaaatattttcattatcgtGCTGGAACTTATTTTCGGTTGGATTGCTCCAGGTCGGGCAAAACTTTCAAGTATTTTCTTTCAACGCGAAAAGTTTctctatttttcctttttttttcacgccTCGGTTAACCCTATAATTATGAAACTTGCACAGCACTTGACACAACAAACTTTGACACGATCACAAGATGCCACCGGTTGCGTATTTGTTATATTTACGACGCGTGTTCACACGTGCTTCGTCTCCGCTCGTTGATCGAGAATCACGACCGCGTGACGTTCAACGTGCTCGCGAAACACGCACTGTCTCCGCGACGAtgccgatcgaaacgatcgaatgacAAATCAAGCatactcgttgaatttttaaagCGTTTTGCTCTGCCTCCGCGGCCACGGTCCCGCGTACGCGATCGGCCGTCTCCGCCAACTTTCGCCGCAGCTCGTCGTACCACTGACGTACCTCCCCGCGTTCTTCGCCCTTCCGATTCCATACTTTCACACATTCGCGTGCTAAAGCGACGTGGAaggaattttcgttcgatttacttTCATCGTACGATCACGAATATACGTTGGTGATAGACGCGATTCAAATTTCTGTCGATAATCGAGTGTTCCGGTAGTTTCGTTGTACCCAATGTCGCTAGATTTACGCAACTTGAGCGCGATAGAACACGAAACCGTTACGAGTACAAAATCAATTATTGCCAATCATCTAGCAAGGATAGAGATGCGAGAGAGTGAGTCTAGCGAGATAGATTCAGGTGCTATGTAACACTTTCCTACGTAATACAGAACGTTTGGTTACATTGGCTGTACTCGATGTGTCTACGAGTGTTGAATCGTTTGAAGTAATTCCGCATTCTTCTGTAGATTTCTCCCAGCCTTTctcatacttttcccataacgaTATAGAATACTCGTGATGTACGTAGTCGCGCAtaccaatatttaattttcgtaaCGCCTTTTTTCTTTGCAGTTGACACCTAGATCGAACATGTTCtgttaaagagataaaaaatttACGGCAGACCCGCTTTTATTGAAACCTAGTTTAAGCAACTGCTTGTCTGTATTCGTTCTTAAAGACGGCCCTGAGAATCAGGGATTCCCGTGTTGCGCGAAGACGGAAATCGTCAAGCAGTTGAGGACAGGGTCGCTCGGTCGAAAATTAAACGCAAGCTGAATAAAACTTTCCCGTCCCCATTAGTGAATAAGCAGAGAGATTAAGGGAAAGTGGGAAAGGGTTACAAATGACTCAAATGACGTATCGTTCAAATATGAGAAACAAAAGTAGCTACAACAATTAACAAGATTATCGATTACATTCttttttgaaataaaagaaaatacgagTCCAAACTAAcccgtatttgtatttgtgtttttgaagaattttaaggttaggtttaaaagcaGTCTTTGCATGTTATTCCATATATGacgatataaatttatatttgcacAATAAAGatgcataataataataataataataataataataataataataataataataataataatgtgtacatcatttttaaaaaatctaaaCTAAAATTACCGATTGTATTAAatgtatatgtaatatatatatgtacaaaacTATTTATATAGTATTACGATAGATGTACACAATTTTATCAGATTAGGTCATTGCTCCAGCTCAGATTGATGAGAACCACTAGATAACTTTGAACTTTCAATCGTTTGAGACTGTTGTTTTGCCGCTCCATCCAGATGGCGCTCGCATCTCTTACGCTTGAATCGACTTGGCCCTGTTTAAGAATTCCAACATTCTCTCTTTGTCGTATCCAGCGTCCTGGTCACCGGTAAGTACATCGAACCAGCGGCCAGAATTCATATCTTCGAGAATGATCTTTTTCAAAAGTAGACCGATGCTGCAGCACCTTTAATTCAGCCGTAATTCTCACAAGggatattgaacaatttttaaacaagaaACAACTAGGATAATGAAATATTGTGAAAGTTCATTTTAATTATCGACGAGCCAAAGATTCCGTTTCGATAGAAAACAGAAGCTGTCGAGATGCTTAGATCGTAATATATCTTCgagtgaaaaagaaatatttcaaatatttcaaaacagGAGACAATACAACGTGTTGGAGACCGATTTGAACCTCGTTTCATAggtagaataaaaattgaaaaatatttaataaccatCCATTGATTTAACTTGGATACTCAATATTTTATGAGATATTGCAGTAAAAAGATCATAATTTGCCGAATCATTCTTGACGTACTGTCATCACCTTTAAGCAAAGCGATAGCCTTTTTTCATcacgatttctttaaatttattcagaaaataatattacgtaATCATTTCATTAGAATTTAAACTAATGGAGTTTaagagtaaaaaaatatttaaaatttcttctaTCGGTGAAGAATAGTCTTAAAATGACTAAAAATAATTGTGATTTCCATCGATCGTGACCATTTAACAAATATTACCATTTCTCGCATACGTAATGTTGCATTTCCGCTTTTATCACCATTATTCAATTGAAAATCCGTTTACCACAGTTCACATTGTGATATATTAATTCAACCTGGTTACACATTTTcgattgaaatatattaaacaGGTTgaccaaatattttcaataatatgtCACACGAGATCCATAGTTTTTACTGCATTTGTTTATACGGATATAAAATAGAAACGGTGGCACACCACGCATAATGCGACGTAGTAACGAACGTATTAATTAGTAACAAAACTAGATACTGAATTGCAAATATATCCGCACAGAATAACACGCACCATGTATTCTCTCCGACAATGAAAAGTATAGGTTATAACGATGTTCTAATGTTTCCccctacaaaattatttttataaccgGAATTGTATTTTACGTAAACTCTGGAAAGGTAAGGTCCAATTAGTCTTTTACAGACGGTTAAGGAAGGATGTCGTATGCAAATCGTACGGTACAAAGCCCAAAGTGCTAATAACGAAGTTCAAATTGCCATCGACTCTTGTACACACTTACTGCGAAGCCAAAAGTAAATATTTGCCAACTTATATTTTAAATGATTTGTTAACGAGGTGTTTAAAATTCGACTAACTTTCAATGCAGTTTTAACACGATACAAACCATTTtcctaattatattttaaataatattaagtatcgtatattaaatttaaataatattatttattatttataacgtTTTAGTATGTATTACCAATATTATAATACCGTATCCGGTATTGTAGTAAACGAATCGAAAGATAGATAGCTAAACAAGTCCAGTTTAATTTGTTTACTAGACTTCTCAACTGTTGTTGTTTTTATCCTCTTAAAAAAACACcatataaaaagaaatcttaAATACAGtatagagaaaaatataaatgggtcacgagaattgggaaaaactCGAACCAAGGAGAGACGATTACGAAACATCATCGAGGTCATTAGATCACTGTTCTACCTGAAAAAATTATAAtgtcaaaaatattaatataactctataacgtcgAAAGTATTAATCCAACCAGCAGACAAATTATTGTTTAATATCttgaaaattatcgagtatccGATCGaatacgaaatatatttttcaattgcgAAGTCTCGCTAAAATCGATGGATAATTTGTCATCTAACCATCTAGTCAGTCTTTCATAAAATAACGGGATAATTaccgtttcaaaatgtttgcaaGGTTATTTGGATTAAACTATGAACTGTTCGATCGAAAACACGAACCTTGATCAATCGTTCTTTGACGTTACCGGTAGAtttatctattatttttttgtaatcGCATTTACGTTTATCTTCAGCGGTTTTAGGTGGTTAAGGAGTGGGGATTGAACCGGAAGGCTATTTAATCGCAGTGTCGGTAGATCCGTTGGCCAGTAGTCATTAAGTGAACGTTGCAAACAACTGCTCAAAAAGATGTCTGTCGATCAGGTAATTGTAAATCTAATCTTTCATTTCTCGTCATCAGTTGGACTCTTATACGGAAATTGGGTACAAATCGTAGTATTAAAAGTGGACGAAGATGACTCGAAGAGAAAAGCCAATACTTTTACTGCGTGCACTCCTTCTCTATGAAAAGCACAATAACATTACTGAATTGTTATTTTAACGATCAAGCTCAATTAGATCGTTTAGATATGATAAAATTGTTTACGGTATGCGCTTGTATCATGTATCATATCGTAACTGTTATTTCTTATTGGATATACGAATGATGATAAATAGGTATTTTCGTGAAGTCGTAAACTTTGAATATTACGTTACCGATTGATGCACACCATGAATATTTatgagaaaacgaaaaaaataaaggaagTCGTTGTTTTATCCCTGACTTGTACAATATTCTAGTGGTACAAatgcaaatttatattttttgcgAAGTCATTATAAATAATAGATAgacttataaattataaataataaattatgtatGTGTTTACGTAGATTAAAATTGTTACGGTTTCTTTTAGAAATTCCAGACCGCGGTAGAGGCTGTAAAAGGTCTTTCTAAACGACCCACGGACGAAGAGTTTTTAGAACTTTATGCGTTATTTAAACAAGCGACCGTAGGTAATGTCGACACGTGTAAGTATCTATTTCGATGTCTGTTTGAAAAAcaatatattttgaatttcttttatactatttatttagaaaaagatTGTTTACAAAAAAGACTAAAAATTATTTGATGAAATTACAGCTAGGCCCGGCTTGCTGGATTTAAAGGGAAAAGCGAAATGGGACGCGTGGAAGTCAAAGGATGGTATGTCGCAAAACGATGCAAAAGAGACATATATTAAACTCGTTGATAAGTTGATTgtacaatataaataaaatgtttaatcgTTGTTTTCTTAATTTAATGAATGTTGAATGTTGAATGTTGAATAATGTAATATGTCTCatacaaaaattacattttagaaaaaatatttttaaatgaaaatgtcACTTGTTACTTTTCCAACCTCTTATCCATGTATATTCCTAAATTGGTGTGGATACACATCATTATACTCAACGACTTATATGTTTCTAAGATGGCTTGACTTACCTTTAACGATGCAGGCAATCTAGTTATTTTATGATTcctgaataaaatttaaaactatGTAACATTCGCGCGTCGACTACGGGATCCACAGCAATACTgtcagtaatataaatattggtAACACACGAAAACGAAGTATTCATGAGAcgtcaaatttttcaaattgaaccTTGATAATATTACCAAATTTGGATAGTGTGGATTAAGAATtgaatatcgataaatttacTTTCGCATAAAAATGAGCATTTCTgccttggacaaaaatacaGCAAAACTCATAACTACCACACAAATTATTACCTCGGTATCTAATGCTGCGAAAGAGTTAATAGAAAACGCATTAGATGCTAATGCCAAAagcattgaaattaatttggtATTTCACTAttctttgttttcatttttaaaactcTATAATTGCATGTTGTTTCTTATTGCCTCTTTTATATTAACCTAAAACATGCCTGATATCTAAACCAAATGCTTCGTGTCTTATAGTTTTAATATGAAATTCATACTTTAGATAGATAATGGTGCTACTTTAATAGAAGTGAAGGATGATGGCTGTGGTATTTCCAAAGTAGATGCACCTAACATGGCTTTATCGTCTTACACATccaaaatttgtaacttttctGATTTAGGTAAATAATtactatattaattacttgtgtattaatatggtgtgtaatTTTCTAATCATAATATTTATGTTACGGATAGACACATTAAAAACATATGGATTTCGAGGTGAAGCACTGAATGCGCTGAGTGTAGTATCAGATCttaaaattataacaaaaacaAATCAAGATGAAGCTGCTGTATCATATACCATTGATCATCATGGATGTATCTTAAGCTCTGAACCTTGTCACAGAGCTACAGGTATGTGAatagattaaaaaataatttatttttctttaaatatattgATTCGTATAGGTACAACTGTTCAAGTTAGGCAGTTATTTAAACAAATACCAGTACGAAGACAAATAATTACTACCCCAAAGAAAGCTAATCAAGATATTAAACTATTGGAATCATTAATCAAAAGTTATGGAATATGTAAATTTATGGTACGATTAAGTTATAAAGTTAATAGTACCATTATTTTTATGAAACCTAGTATAGCTACTCTCGAAGAAGCAGTAACATATGTTGTAGGTAGAAAAATTACATCTAATATGACTTGGATAAATGTTGAAAATACAGAGGTAAATACATCAATTACAATACTAtactttaatttataatttttattttctgtaaattatatttatcagaTTAATATGAGATTAATGATACCTCGGAAAGAAGCACAGAATATGTGTGAAGTTTTCCACTCTGGGGcacaatatatttttgtaaacaacAGACCTATTAAACATAAAGATTTAGAGAAGGTACACACATTTTCTTTTAGTTttattgtaattaaataatgtaattataaagAAATTCAGAATTAATTTTTAGATGCTAACTAATACAATATTAGAAGCGATAGGACAAGATTCATCATCAAAAAAGAAGCCGATATTTCTTCTATATGTTTTAATAAATGCTGCAAATATTGATATTAATTTAGAGCCAAATAAGACTTGCATTCTTTTTAAAGAACAGGTGATTGAActttcagtgaaattgattgtaAATCATATTAGAATCCATGTATAATTTGTATCATATGTACAGCAAATAGTTTTCGATACAGTGGATAAATGTATAAAAGATTTTTATGGAATAGAAAGAGAAGTACAAGAAATAAATCCTTGCAATGAATCACTTGATTATCAAGACTATTCTCAAATGAGtattaataatgaaaataatgaacAGCCtgtatgtaaaaaaagaaaattatatatagAGGAACGTACTAACAAATGTTCTGAGAAGAATATATCCGCACCTCAAAAATCTGATGACTATTCATTTAATAATCTAAATTTTGTCAGTAATAATAATTCTGAATGTAACAAGGAAGCACAAATTACTAAGAATGAGCAAAGCAATGGAAAAGAAAGTAATGAAATATGCGAGAAAAACTCAGAGAGCTTTAGTATTCAGTTACCAACTGTGGATTTAAGCGAATCAGATTCAAATGATTCGCAAAAATTTACAACAGTTTGTAGCAATAatgatatttcaaataattcaatGTTAGTATCTTAAGCATCATATAATACATTGttgtgtaacaattttttatatacatttcaaACTTTTCAGcaatgaaaatataaagaaaagtaCTGACGATAGTCCTCTATTTGAATTAACTCCACATTCAGATACATTCACTCAATTACCCATTGTAGATTTGGGTGAAGAGTTTGAATGGGAAAATTGTTCAGAAATGTGTAACACAGATACAAGCGATAAAGACAACAAGACACAAAGCACAAATGAACAAGTTTTGCATTCCAAG
This window of the Ptiloglossa arizonensis isolate GNS036 chromosome 5, iyPtiAriz1_principal, whole genome shotgun sequence genome carries:
- the LOC143146587 gene encoding acyl-CoA-binding protein homolog: MSVDQKFQTAVEAVKGLSKRPTDEEFLELYALFKQATVGNVDTSRPGLLDLKGKAKWDAWKSKDGMSQNDAKETYIKLVDKLIVQYK
- the LOC143146851 gene encoding uncharacterized protein LOC143146851, which encodes MSISALDKNTAKLITTTQIITSVSNAAKELIENALDANAKSIEINLIDNGATLIEVKDDGCGISKVDAPNMALSSYTSKICNFSDLDTLKTYGFRGEALNALSVVSDLKIITKTNQDEAAVSYTIDHHGCILSSEPCHRATGTTVQVRQLFKQIPVRRQIITTPKKANQDIKLLESLIKSYGICKFMVRLSYKVNSTIIFMKPSIATLEEAVTYVVGRKITSNMTWINVENTEINMRLMIPRKEAQNMCEVFHSGAQYIFVNNRPIKHKDLEKMLTNTILEAIGQDSSSKKKPIFLLYVLINAANIDINLEPNKTCILFKEQQIVFDTVDKCIKDFYGIEREVQEINPCNESLDYQDYSQMSINNENNEQPVCKKRKLYIEERTNKCSEKNISAPQKSDDYSFNNLNFVSNNNSECNKEAQITKNEQSNGKESNEICEKNSESFSIQLPTVDLSESDSNDSQKFTTVCSNNDISNNSINENIKKSTDDSPLFELTPHSDTFTQLPIVDLGEEFEWENCSEMCNTDTSDKDNKTQSTNEQVLHSKSKKSVATKCLTLKEWSKGHVVGLKGGTDIQPYMDKEFNELLKSDSFNGNVCKGFVKYSKYIRPQIVQQNPNMSVPQVAVTIIDSWKKLSPEERGYYRDLAHEEKVEFDTNKQDIKEKHTKNMKKYSNRTKKILEKMNTLNFQKKKNLLMRTIVPWDMDLKKITESFLNNSMCNNTNFVVGQLCSNLWIIHKSAHIWILDAMHLKKKLNVSDTNTSEESAENIEQLLKQWFAEKDDLSLLHPIHVLTQNNCS